A region from the uncultured Bacteroides sp. genome encodes:
- a CDS encoding outer membrane beta-barrel protein encodes MVKQDKEIWTKKLRESLEDYSEPYPADGWQRLEKALLPSVPKRHIYPYRWWVAAGVMLLIAAGVSLYLLNSPVVREMEQNVPALATLPDALPQTKEPASTTSPTESMRIAQAGTSREKTNRATHSTAIGEKALVAEAVAENENSVTDDEKQHETNGNQPTEKEEVTSQEHSSRQVVRRPSSRDKLNIPVKSSSSKSRRWSVGVSVTNASGTYGGGENNTVQGAGYLLDDVTEGFVSIPENQTIVFKEGLPYVEYDVTNIEHHQPITFGLSVRKELSNRFSVETGVTYTLLSSDVKFQGSAQTSEQKLHYIGIPLRANWSFMNKDRFTLYLTGGGLVEKSVYGKLGSEKLTVKPLQWSLSGAVGAQLNTTKHIGIYIEPGVAYFFDDGSDVQTIRKETPFNLNIQAGIRFTY; translated from the coding sequence ATGGTGAAACAAGATAAAGAAATATGGACTAAGAAGTTGCGGGAGTCTCTCGAAGATTATTCCGAACCTTATCCTGCCGATGGTTGGCAACGATTGGAGAAAGCACTGTTGCCCTCCGTTCCCAAGCGGCACATCTATCCTTATCGCTGGTGGGTTGCTGCGGGAGTGATGTTGCTGATTGCCGCAGGGGTGAGCTTGTATCTCCTTAACAGTCCGGTTGTCCGTGAAATGGAGCAAAACGTACCGGCTCTTGCTACATTGCCGGATGCACTTCCCCAAACAAAAGAGCCTGCCTCTACTACCTCACCCACGGAATCAATGCGTATAGCACAGGCTGGTACTTCTCGGGAGAAAACAAATCGGGCAACACATTCCACTGCTATTGGTGAAAAAGCGCTTGTAGCTGAGGCGGTTGCTGAAAACGAAAACTCAGTGACGGATGATGAAAAACAGCATGAAACAAATGGGAACCAACCTACAGAGAAGGAAGAGGTAACGTCTCAAGAGCATAGCTCACGACAAGTAGTCAGGCGTCCTTCCAGTAGAGATAAGCTGAATATACCTGTTAAATCCTCTTCAAGTAAAAGCCGTAGATGGTCGGTCGGAGTTTCCGTAACGAATGCTTCCGGCACGTATGGGGGTGGCGAGAATAATACGGTTCAGGGAGCAGGATATTTACTTGACGATGTTACAGAAGGATTCGTATCGATCCCTGAAAATCAGACGATTGTGTTTAAGGAAGGTTTGCCTTATGTAGAATATGATGTAACGAACATAGAGCATCATCAGCCCATAACATTCGGACTTTCCGTTCGTAAGGAACTGTCCAACCGCTTTTCTGTTGAGACGGGAGTAACGTACACGCTACTTTCTTCGGATGTGAAGTTTCAGGGAAGTGCACAAACCAGTGAGCAAAAGCTTCATTACATTGGCATCCCTTTGCGGGCCAACTGGAGTTTTATGAATAAAGACAGATTTACTCTTTATCTTACGGGTGGAGGATTGGTCGAAAAATCCGTTTACGGAAAGCTGGGATCGGAGAAACTAACCGTGAAACCTTTACAGTGGTCTCTTTCGGGTGCAGTAGGTGCTCAATTAAATACCACTAAACATATCGGCATTTATATAGAACCGGGTGTGGCTTATTTCTTTGATGATGGTTCCGATGTGCAAACCATCCGAAAGGAAACGCCGTTTAACCTGAATATTCAGGCCGGCATTCGCTTTACCTATTAA
- the pflA gene encoding pyruvate formate-lyase-activating protein, with protein sequence MIKVHSYESMGTFDGPGLRLVVFLQGCNFRCLYCANPDTIAVNGGTATEPEEIIRMALSQKAFFGKKGGITFSGGEPTLQAQTLVPLFRRLKEEGIHICLDSNGSIWNEDVKELLELTDLVLLDVKQFNAMRHQSLTGHSNEQTLRTAAWLEENKRPFWLRYVLVPGYSDFEEDIIGLGEQLGTYKMIQRIEILPYHTLGVHKYEAMKQTYLLEGVKENTPEQTEHAANLFKRYFQTVYIN encoded by the coding sequence ATGATAAAAGTTCATTCTTATGAATCTATGGGAACATTCGACGGGCCGGGTCTCCGGCTCGTCGTTTTCCTTCAGGGGTGCAACTTCCGTTGCCTATATTGTGCCAATCCCGACACCATTGCGGTTAATGGCGGAACAGCTACCGAACCCGAAGAAATAATACGTATGGCTCTTAGCCAAAAGGCTTTCTTTGGTAAAAAAGGAGGAATTACTTTTTCGGGGGGAGAACCAACACTGCAAGCCCAAACGTTAGTTCCGCTTTTTCGCCGACTGAAAGAAGAAGGAATACACATCTGTCTGGATAGCAACGGAAGCATATGGAATGAGGATGTAAAAGAGTTATTGGAACTGACCGATTTGGTTTTACTCGACGTTAAGCAATTTAATGCCATGCGCCATCAATCGCTCACAGGACACAGCAACGAACAGACACTACGCACTGCCGCCTGGCTGGAAGAAAACAAGAGACCTTTCTGGTTGCGATACGTGCTGGTACCGGGCTACAGTGACTTTGAGGAAGATATTATCGGTCTGGGCGAACAGCTGGGTACATACAAGATGATTCAGCGAATAGAGATATTACCTTATCACACACTCGGCGTACACAAATATGAAGCAATGAAACAAACATATCTGTTGGAAGGGGTAAAGGAAAACACGCCTGAACAAACCGAGCATGCAGCCAATCTGTTCAAGCGTTACTTTCAAACGGTATATATCAACTAA
- a CDS encoding NigD-like protein: MKRLRFAILAISLLVVISSLQSCLDDDDNDRYSLAIATVKVIDGQSYYFALDDNTKMLPGDTTQIYNYPLKDGQRAFVYFNLLDEGVQGYDYNAKIRYIENILTKGIIPLTEATADSIGDDHISPTNMWIGGGYLNIEFRLRGTDNPTRPHMLNLVQNATTDPANEEEGYINLEFRHNAYDDSTTAGLKSGIVSFNLSQIANLMTSEKGLKIRVNTLYDGIKYYKIDFKAISAAMKFQQEKPKTTILIN, translated from the coding sequence ATGAAAAGACTTAGATTTGCTATTTTAGCTATATCACTACTGGTTGTGATTTCATCTCTTCAATCTTGTCTGGACGACGATGACAATGACAGATATTCATTGGCTATTGCCACTGTTAAAGTAATAGACGGACAGAGCTATTATTTTGCTCTTGATGACAACACCAAAATGCTACCGGGAGACACCACCCAAATTTATAATTACCCACTCAAAGACGGGCAACGGGCTTTTGTCTATTTCAATTTACTCGACGAAGGTGTGCAAGGTTATGATTACAACGCAAAAATAAGATATATTGAGAATATTCTGACTAAAGGCATCATTCCTCTCACGGAAGCAACGGCAGACAGTATTGGAGACGACCATATCAGTCCCACAAATATGTGGATTGGCGGCGGTTATTTAAATATAGAATTTCGGTTGCGGGGAACTGACAATCCGACAAGACCACACATGCTGAACCTGGTGCAAAACGCAACGACAGACCCTGCAAATGAAGAAGAAGGATATATTAATCTTGAGTTTCGGCACAATGCCTACGATGACAGCACTACCGCAGGATTAAAATCGGGTATCGTTTCTTTTAATCTGAGTCAGATAGCAAATCTCATGACTAGTGAGAAAGGATTAAAAATACGCGTAAATACCCTCTATGACGGAATTAAATATTATAAAATTGACTTCAAAGCTATTTCGGCGGCAATGAAATTTCAACAGGAAAAACCTAAAACCACTATATTGATTAACTGA
- a CDS encoding sigma-70 family RNA polymerase sigma factor, with amino-acid sequence MEEYELAEQCRRGDNSARKELYERFAGRLFGICLRYVGNRDTAQDVLHDGFIKIFNSFDKFSWRGEGSLRAWIERVMINTALQFLRKGDVMNQAMNIDDVPEISQEPEASDIEAIPNKVLMAFIAELPAGYRTVFNLYMFEEKSHKEIAALLGINEKSSASQLFRAKQVLAKKIRAYIDENS; translated from the coding sequence ATGGAAGAATATGAGCTGGCAGAACAGTGCAGGCGAGGCGACAACTCTGCCCGCAAAGAACTCTATGAGCGCTTTGCGGGGCGATTGTTTGGTATCTGTCTTCGCTATGTGGGCAACAGGGATACGGCTCAGGATGTGTTGCACGATGGCTTTATAAAGATCTTCAATTCTTTTGATAAATTTTCATGGCGCGGAGAAGGCTCACTCAGAGCGTGGATAGAACGGGTAATGATAAATACGGCTTTGCAGTTTTTGCGCAAGGGCGATGTGATGAATCAGGCAATGAATATAGATGATGTTCCGGAGATTAGTCAGGAACCTGAAGCATCTGACATTGAGGCTATTCCGAATAAAGTGTTGATGGCATTTATTGCAGAACTTCCGGCAGGTTATCGTACGGTGTTCAATCTCTATATGTTTGAAGAAAAATCTCATAAGGAGATTGCCGCCTTGTTGGGTATCAATGAGAAATCATCGGCTTCTCAACTGTTCCGGGCCAAGCAGGTGCTCGCAAAAAAGATCAGAGCTTATATTGATGAAAATAGTTAA
- the pflB gene encoding formate C-acetyltransferase, with protein sequence MEPIKIFKDGLWSKEINVKDFVSNNITPYNGDASFLQGPTERTKHVWDVCLKAIEEERTNNGLRSLDNKTVSTITSHKAGYIDKENELIVGLQTDELLKRAIKPFGGINVVARACHENGVEVDEKVKEIFTHYRKTHNDGVFDVYTEEIRSFRSLGFLTGLPDNYARGRVIGDYRRLALYGVDQLIKAKQEDLQNLTGPMTEARIRLREEVAEQIKALKDIKVMGEYYGLELGRPAHSAQEAVQWVYMAYLAAVKEQDGAAMSLGNVSSFLDIYLEYELSKGLIDESLAQELIDQFIIKLRMVRHLRMQSYNDIFAGDPTWVTEAIGGRFNDGRHKVTKTSFRFLQTLYNLGPSPEPNLTILWSPALPDGFKAFCTKVSIDTSSIQYENDDLMRSVRHSDDYGIACCVSFQDIGRQIQFFGARANLAKALLLAINGGRCENTGTVMVKGIPVLTSDKLNFDEVMANYKVVLKEIARVYNDAMNIIHYMHDKYYYEKAQMAFVDTNPRINLAYGAAGLSIAADSLSAIKFANVTAHRNEIGLTESFDIDGEFPCYGNDDDRVDELAVGLTHLFSEELSKLHIYKNARPTLSILTITSNVMYGKKTGATPDGRLKGVPFAPGANPMHGRDSKGAIASLTSVAKIRYEDAQDGVSNTFSIVPKSLGVTEEDRVDNLVAMMDGYFSKGAHHLNVNVLNREMLEDAMEHPENYPQLTIRVSGYAVHFVSLSREHQLEVISRSFHSKM encoded by the coding sequence ATGGAACCAATTAAGATCTTTAAGGACGGACTTTGGAGCAAAGAAATTAACGTCAAAGATTTCGTTAGCAATAACATCACTCCTTATAACGGTGATGCATCTTTCTTACAAGGCCCTACCGAAAGGACCAAGCATGTTTGGGACGTTTGTCTCAAAGCCATTGAAGAAGAAAGAACTAACAACGGACTCCGCTCACTGGATAATAAAACGGTATCTACCATCACTTCTCACAAAGCAGGTTACATTGATAAAGAAAACGAACTGATCGTTGGTTTGCAGACCGACGAGCTGCTGAAACGTGCCATTAAACCTTTTGGAGGCATCAATGTGGTAGCCCGTGCCTGTCATGAAAATGGCGTGGAGGTAGATGAAAAGGTAAAAGAGATTTTCACTCATTACCGCAAAACACACAACGATGGTGTGTTTGATGTATATACAGAAGAAATTCGTTCGTTCCGCTCACTGGGATTCCTCACGGGATTGCCCGACAACTATGCCCGAGGGCGGGTAATCGGTGATTATCGCCGATTGGCTCTTTACGGTGTAGATCAGCTGATTAAAGCCAAACAAGAGGATTTACAGAACCTGACAGGCCCGATGACAGAGGCTCGCATTCGCTTGCGCGAAGAGGTGGCTGAGCAAATCAAGGCGCTGAAAGATATTAAAGTGATGGGCGAGTATTACGGATTGGAACTCGGACGTCCGGCACATTCGGCCCAGGAGGCTGTTCAATGGGTATATATGGCTTATTTGGCTGCCGTAAAAGAGCAAGACGGAGCTGCCATGTCTCTGGGCAATGTGTCTTCGTTCTTAGATATTTATCTGGAATATGAACTAAGCAAAGGCCTCATCGACGAGTCATTGGCGCAGGAGTTGATTGATCAATTCATCATAAAACTTCGTATGGTGCGCCACCTACGCATGCAATCTTATAACGATATTTTTGCAGGAGATCCAACCTGGGTTACCGAGGCTATCGGCGGACGCTTTAACGACGGACGACACAAGGTAACAAAAACCTCGTTCCGCTTCTTGCAAACGCTATATAACTTAGGGCCATCTCCCGAACCGAACTTAACTATATTATGGTCGCCGGCTTTGCCCGACGGTTTCAAGGCTTTTTGCACAAAGGTCTCTATCGATACTTCATCCATTCAATACGAAAACGACGATTTGATGCGTTCCGTTCGCCATTCCGATGATTACGGAATTGCTTGTTGCGTATCATTTCAGGATATCGGCCGACAGATTCAATTCTTCGGAGCACGTGCCAACCTGGCCAAAGCCTTATTGCTTGCCATCAACGGCGGACGCTGCGAGAATACGGGTACGGTAATGGTTAAAGGCATTCCGGTACTGACAAGCGATAAGTTGAACTTCGACGAAGTAATGGCTAACTACAAAGTAGTGCTAAAGGAAATTGCGCGGGTATACAACGATGCAATGAACATCATTCACTACATGCACGATAAGTATTATTACGAAAAAGCACAGATGGCATTCGTCGACACCAATCCACGTATCAATCTAGCTTACGGTGCTGCCGGACTTTCCATTGCTGCCGACTCGCTATCGGCTATTAAATTTGCTAACGTTACGGCTCACCGCAATGAAATCGGTTTAACGGAATCATTCGATATTGACGGGGAATTTCCTTGTTATGGAAATGATGATGACCGTGTAGACGAACTGGCAGTAGGGTTAACACACCTGTTTAGCGAAGAGCTCAGCAAATTGCACATTTACAAGAATGCACGCCCCACACTGTCTATCCTTACCATTACCTCGAACGTGATGTATGGCAAAAAAACAGGTGCCACACCCGACGGGCGACTAAAAGGTGTTCCTTTTGCTCCGGGTGCCAACCCGATGCACGGACGTGATTCGAAAGGTGCCATTGCCTCGCTGACTTCTGTAGCAAAAATCAGGTATGAAGATGCACAAGATGGGGTAAGTAACACATTCTCTATCGTTCCGAAATCTCTCGGAGTTACGGAAGAAGACCGTGTGGACAATCTTGTAGCAATGATGGACGGATACTTCAGCAAAGGTGCACACCACTTGAATGTGAATGTACTGAATCGCGAAATGCTGGAAGATGCCATGGAGCATCCGGAAAACTATCCGCAACTAACCATCCGTGTTTCGGGATATGCCGTGCATTTTGTGAGCTTGAGCCGCGAACATCAGCTAGAAGTTATTTCTCGCAGTTTTCACAGCAAAATGTAA
- a CDS encoding nitroreductase family protein, which yields MKKIYAITMIAIFMASCKAPQKTETMKVKNETVATIMNRRSIRAYLPEQIKPEQLDTIMQCAINAPSAMNKQSWEVRVIRKPELIKAINEGYMAYAKVKDSEKAGFSVFHGAPTVIIVASNVTNDYSPVDCGLLGQNILLSAESMNIGTCVIGSVIGYLNAPEAKDLVAQLNLPANYKPLYAVSIGYKNERPEAKPRDNAKVQVIK from the coding sequence ATGAAAAAGATCTATGCAATTACCATGATCGCCATATTTATGGCATCCTGCAAGGCTCCTCAAAAGACAGAAACCATGAAAGTAAAAAATGAAACAGTTGCAACCATCATGAATCGCAGAAGCATCCGCGCTTATTTGCCCGAACAAATCAAGCCCGAACAACTTGATACCATTATGCAGTGCGCCATCAATGCGCCAAGTGCTATGAACAAACAGTCATGGGAGGTTCGCGTTATTCGGAAACCCGAACTGATCAAAGCCATCAACGAAGGGTATATGGCCTATGCTAAAGTAAAAGACAGTGAAAAAGCAGGGTTTAGTGTTTTTCACGGAGCACCGACAGTTATTATTGTAGCCAGCAACGTTACTAACGATTACAGCCCGGTAGATTGTGGTTTATTGGGACAAAACATCCTCCTCTCTGCCGAGTCCATGAACATAGGAACCTGCGTTATAGGCAGCGTTATCGGATATCTCAATGCACCCGAAGCCAAAGATCTGGTTGCCCAACTAAATCTGCCAGCCAATTACAAACCGCTGTATGCCGTATCGATAGGATATAAAAATGAACGACCCGAGGCTAAGCCCAGAGATAACGCCAAAGTTCAGGTAATTAAGTAA
- a CDS encoding hydrogen peroxide-inducible genes activator, which translates to MTIQQLEYIFAVDQFRHFAKAAEHCNVTQPTLSAMIQKLEEELGVKLFDRNVQPVCPTAVGEKVLAQARIVLAQASHVKEIINEEQQLLSGTFRLGVLPTIAPYLLPRFFPQLMEKHPEMDIRVTEMKTLDIRQALLTEEIDAAIIANLPEDTSLTGECLFYEQFYGYVSRKEPLFKHELIRTSDITGERLWLLDEGHCFRDQLVRFCQMEAVKLSQMAYRLGSMETFMRMVESGKGITFIPGLAVDQLSSEQKELVRPFAVPRPTRQIVLVTSKNFIRHSLLQVLKEEIKAAVPKEMLRLQAVQHLV; encoded by the coding sequence ATGACTATTCAGCAACTGGAATATATTTTTGCCGTAGATCAGTTTAGACATTTTGCCAAGGCGGCCGAGCATTGTAATGTGACTCAACCTACGCTGAGTGCCATGATTCAAAAATTGGAAGAGGAGTTGGGCGTGAAACTTTTTGATCGCAACGTGCAACCCGTTTGTCCCACAGCAGTGGGAGAGAAGGTGCTGGCGCAGGCGCGTATCGTGCTGGCACAGGCTTCTCATGTAAAAGAGATAATTAATGAAGAGCAACAACTGCTCTCCGGTACATTTCGTTTGGGAGTGCTTCCCACCATTGCTCCTTATCTTTTGCCTCGCTTTTTTCCGCAGTTGATGGAGAAACATCCGGAAATGGATATTCGTGTAACGGAGATGAAGACTCTTGATATCCGGCAGGCGCTGCTAACTGAAGAGATTGATGCTGCTATTATAGCCAACTTGCCCGAAGATACCTCTCTTACGGGAGAATGTCTTTTTTATGAACAGTTTTACGGATATGTATCTCGCAAGGAACCGTTGTTTAAGCACGAATTGATACGCACATCGGACATTACCGGAGAACGGTTGTGGTTACTCGACGAAGGTCATTGTTTTCGCGATCAGTTGGTACGTTTCTGTCAGATGGAAGCGGTAAAACTCAGCCAGATGGCTTATCGTTTGGGAAGCATGGAAACTTTTATGCGTATGGTGGAGAGTGGTAAGGGAATCACTTTCATTCCGGGTTTGGCTGTAGATCAACTTAGTAGTGAACAAAAAGAGTTGGTGCGCCCGTTTGCCGTTCCTCGCCCCACGAGGCAAATAGTTCTTGTTACGAGCAAGAATTTTATCAGACACAGCCTTTTGCAGGTTTTGAAGGAAGAAATTAAAGCTGCGGTACCTAAGGAAATGCTTCGTTTGCAGGCTGTTCAGCACCTTGTTTAA
- a CDS encoding MFS transporter, with translation MIQRLISTEEKADGLPLPKRYWAILAIALGVSVSVLDSTIANVALPTIADELKTSPSTIIWVVNAYQLAITISILSFSSLGEILGYKKIYLAGLLLFSATSLMCALSTSFWTLISARVLQGFGASAITSVNTALLRIIYPQRFLGRGMGINALVVAFSVVAGPTVASGILSFASWNWLFAINVPIGLLALFVGYRFLPGNPVSIKGRKFDTVSSIGNALMFALLIFTMEGISHEQKLQFILLGAFLLIIVSYKFIKRQLRQEYPLLPVDLLKIPIFALSIGTSITSFTAQMLAMVSLPFFFQNTLGYSSSQIGLLLTPWPIAIIIVAPIAGRLVERVHAGLLGGIGLAIFSIGLFSLAFLPDNPSYFNIIWRMLVCGTGFGLFQSPNNSVIISSAPAHRSGGASGMLGTARLLGQTLGTTLVAMMFALLPISGTKTSLLLAGTFAILAAVVSSLRLSQPLPASLKKRAEEE, from the coding sequence ATGATTCAAAGGCTAATTTCTACAGAGGAAAAGGCAGACGGACTACCCCTCCCCAAACGTTACTGGGCTATTTTGGCTATTGCTCTCGGAGTTTCCGTCTCCGTGCTGGATAGTACCATTGCCAATGTAGCATTGCCCACTATTGCAGACGAATTAAAAACTTCTCCATCTACAATCATTTGGGTAGTCAATGCCTATCAGCTGGCCATCACCATTTCCATTCTTTCCTTTTCTTCGCTGGGTGAAATTCTGGGATACAAAAAAATATATCTGGCAGGACTTTTATTGTTTAGTGCTACGTCACTCATGTGCGCCCTGTCCACTTCGTTTTGGACACTTATTTCCGCCCGGGTTCTACAAGGTTTTGGTGCATCAGCCATCACCAGTGTTAACACCGCTTTGCTACGCATCATCTATCCACAGCGTTTTTTGGGAAGAGGAATGGGCATCAACGCCCTTGTGGTGGCTTTTTCTGTGGTGGCGGGCCCCACCGTCGCCTCCGGCATCCTTTCTTTTGCTTCGTGGAACTGGTTGTTTGCAATCAACGTTCCCATCGGTTTGCTGGCACTCTTCGTGGGATACCGGTTCTTGCCCGGCAATCCGGTCAGTATTAAAGGACGTAAATTCGATACTGTCAGTAGCATCGGAAACGCACTCATGTTTGCCTTGCTCATCTTTACGATGGAAGGCATCAGTCACGAGCAAAAACTGCAATTCATCCTGCTCGGCGCCTTTTTGCTCATAATTGTGAGCTACAAATTTATTAAAAGACAATTGCGCCAGGAATATCCCCTGCTTCCGGTAGATTTACTTAAGATACCTATCTTTGCCCTATCTATCGGCACTTCCATTACCTCGTTTACGGCACAGATGCTTGCCATGGTGTCGCTCCCGTTCTTTTTTCAAAATACACTGGGATATAGCAGTTCGCAAATCGGATTGTTACTAACGCCATGGCCCATCGCCATCATTATCGTAGCTCCCATTGCCGGACGATTGGTGGAGCGGGTACATGCGGGACTCTTAGGAGGAATCGGGCTCGCCATATTTTCAATAGGGTTGTTTTCTCTCGCTTTCTTGCCCGATAACCCGTCATACTTCAATATCATCTGGCGCATGCTAGTTTGCGGAACCGGATTCGGACTGTTTCAATCGCCCAATAACAGTGTCATTATATCATCGGCTCCCGCACACAGAAGCGGCGGAGCAAGCGGCATGCTGGGAACAGCCCGCTTGCTGGGGCAAACGCTGGGAACCACCTTGGTAGCCATGATGTTTGCACTATTGCCTATCTCCGGTACCAAAACATCTTTGCTGCTGGCCGGCACTTTCGCCATACTGGCGGCAGTGGTCAGTTCGCTAAGACTTTCGCAACCTTTGCCTGCCTCTCTGAAGAAAAGAGCGGAAGAAGAATAA
- a CDS encoding fimbrillin family protein: MKKMILVPLSILLLAGCSSDNEPQSGTTTDPVEIKLTGGIQSITATTRGDGVISGTLPASELSISLARNNALNIDATTYQDYKNLSSSLAATISTAGAITITPTEYYLTNSYSTKLVGWYPSTGTFTEQTDAPATVTFALDGSTDVMLSNEVVGSKSSPSPAMTFAHLLTQIQIKAYAESPAAQTLWGNITAAIKIKSQEPTCTVTLPAAIDFSGTAADVPMSIVPNALSADSESPTDCGYAMIPPATASTQLQIEVTTATGGTITLNLPLQAYNASHAYTITLLFRSTNVTPSASMTDWTSETVGTPVEAQ; encoded by the coding sequence ATGAAAAAAATGATTTTAGTACCGTTGTCCATCCTGCTGCTGGCAGGTTGTTCTTCGGACAACGAACCGCAAAGCGGTACAACAACAGATCCCGTTGAAATTAAGCTTACCGGAGGGATTCAAAGTATCACAGCTACAACACGTGGAGACGGAGTAATTTCCGGAACTTTACCAGCAAGCGAATTGAGCATTAGTCTTGCCAGAAACAATGCATTGAATATTGATGCAACGACTTACCAGGATTACAAAAATTTATCATCTTCGCTTGCTGCAACTATTAGTACAGCAGGGGCAATTACCATTACACCTACAGAGTATTATCTAACTAATAGTTACTCTACAAAATTAGTTGGCTGGTACCCAAGTACCGGTACATTTACAGAACAAACAGATGCCCCGGCAACGGTAACTTTCGCCCTTGACGGCAGCACCGATGTGATGCTCAGCAATGAAGTGGTTGGTTCAAAAAGCTCACCTTCTCCGGCCATGACCTTTGCTCACTTGCTCACACAAATACAGATAAAGGCGTATGCTGAAAGCCCCGCGGCTCAAACTCTCTGGGGAAATATAACAGCAGCGATAAAAATTAAAAGTCAGGAACCTACTTGCACAGTAACTTTACCTGCTGCAATCGACTTTTCAGGAACGGCAGCCGATGTGCCTATGTCGATAGTCCCCAATGCACTTTCAGCTGATTCCGAATCACCCACAGATTGTGGCTATGCAATGATTCCACCTGCAACTGCATCAACACAGCTTCAAATTGAGGTTACCACCGCAACAGGAGGAACCATTACACTGAACCTTCCGTTACAGGCTTATAACGCAAGCCATGCTTATACTATTACTTTATTGTTCAGATCGACAAATGTTACACCCTCCGCCTCTATGACAGACTGGACATCGGAAACTGTTGGAACTCCGGTAGAAGCACAATAA
- a CDS encoding site-specific integrase, with product MKQLMNSMENKTEQTSTLQHFVPLLSDELILSGRHGTARAYTSAFKRLTRFTGKADITFAELTPALMKQFEQHLYAAGSKRNSISLYMRMLRSICNQAVRRGLANIPHELFHDVFTGTDSCEKRAMSPAVIRCLHQADLESKPSLSFARDMFLLSFYLRGIPYVDLIHLRKKDLNKGVLRYRRSKTNRLVTVCVEACAMTIFRKYASSAGKSPYLLPVITRTGQEGYRQYQSALRLYNKRLHCLSEMLELKENLTSYVARHSWATAAYRQGIPVAIISESLGHASEKMTYHYLASFDNRTLRKANRKVIALMMTETNKPQTPPKHSPYPWINKAIG from the coding sequence ATGAAACAATTAATGAACTCAATGGAGAACAAAACAGAACAAACAAGTACACTTCAGCATTTTGTACCTTTATTATCCGATGAACTAATCCTTTCCGGCAGACACGGGACGGCACGCGCATACACGAGTGCCTTTAAAAGATTAACCCGTTTCACGGGAAAAGCGGACATAACCTTCGCGGAGCTGACACCTGCTCTGATGAAACAGTTCGAACAACATCTGTATGCAGCGGGGAGCAAGAGAAACTCCATATCCCTGTACATGCGCATGCTTCGTTCTATCTGCAACCAGGCAGTAAGAAGAGGCTTGGCAAACATTCCGCATGAGCTGTTTCATGACGTATTCACCGGCACGGATAGTTGCGAAAAGCGGGCGATGTCACCTGCCGTCATCCGGTGTCTGCACCAAGCAGATCTGGAAAGCAAACCTTCCCTTAGCTTTGCCAGAGACATGTTTTTGCTCTCATTCTACCTAAGGGGTATCCCGTATGTAGATCTCATACATCTGAGAAAAAAAGACCTGAACAAGGGAGTATTGCGTTATCGCCGGAGCAAAACAAACCGTTTGGTTACGGTATGCGTGGAGGCCTGCGCAATGACTATCTTCCGTAAATATGCCTCTTCAGCAGGAAAATCACCCTATCTGCTTCCGGTCATCACACGTACCGGGCAAGAGGGGTACCGGCAATACCAAAGCGCCCTGCGATTGTACAATAAGCGGCTGCATTGCCTCTCGGAAATGCTGGAGCTCAAAGAAAATCTGACATCTTATGTGGCACGCCACTCCTGGGCCACAGCAGCTTATCGGCAAGGCATTCCGGTAGCCATCATCAGCGAATCATTGGGGCACGCTTCAGAGAAGATGACTTATCACTACTTAGCTTCGTTTGATAACCGCACTTTACGAAAAGCCAACCGAAAAGTGATTGCACTAATGATGACCGAAACAAATAAGCCCCAAACGCCTCCGAAACATTCGCCGTATCCATGGATAAACAAAGCGATAGGATAA